A section of the Bradyrhizobium oligotrophicum S58 genome encodes:
- the hydA gene encoding dihydropyrimidinase, whose amino-acid sequence MAAFDTVIHNGTVATASDTFKADVAIKQGRIVGIGEALTDADEIVDATGLLVLPGGIDSHVHISQPSGPGIVMADDFESATRAAAFGGNTFVMPYCLQEKGQPLRAALKDYHALADRACYIDHSFHLIIADPSDSVLGQELPALVADGYSSLKIFMTYEGLALSDYEILGVLQVAREQGALVQIHAENYDAIRFLTDRLERAGKIAPYYHGQSRPIAVEREATHRAISLAELIDVPIVIVHVSNREAMEEIRRAQMRGLKIHGETCPQYLVLTEDDMQGLNMEGAKYVCSPPPRDHASQEACWEGLQQGVFSLFSSDHCPFRYDDEAGKLTPKGRTSFRWVPNGIPGVETRLPILFSEGVGKGRITLNQFVAFTATNHAKTYGLKNKGSIAIGYDADIALWDPNKTARISQAGLHHGSDYTPYEGIEITGWPVATMLRGKFVVRDGQLLGAKGDGRYVTRGKPGAVA is encoded by the coding sequence ATGGCTGCATTCGACACCGTCATCCACAACGGCACCGTCGCTACCGCGAGCGATACGTTCAAAGCCGACGTCGCCATCAAGCAGGGCCGCATCGTGGGGATCGGCGAGGCCCTCACCGACGCCGACGAGATCGTCGACGCCACGGGCCTGCTGGTGCTGCCGGGCGGCATCGACAGCCACGTCCATATCAGCCAGCCCTCCGGCCCCGGCATCGTCATGGCCGACGATTTCGAGAGCGCCACGCGGGCCGCGGCGTTCGGCGGCAACACTTTCGTGATGCCGTATTGCCTGCAGGAGAAGGGCCAGCCGCTGCGCGCGGCGCTGAAGGATTATCACGCGCTCGCCGACCGGGCCTGCTATATCGACCACTCCTTCCACCTCATCATCGCCGATCCCTCCGACTCGGTGCTCGGGCAGGAGCTGCCGGCGCTGGTCGCCGACGGCTATTCGTCGCTGAAGATCTTCATGACCTATGAGGGGCTCGCGCTCAGCGATTACGAGATCCTCGGCGTGCTGCAGGTCGCACGCGAGCAGGGCGCCCTGGTGCAGATCCACGCCGAGAATTACGACGCCATCCGCTTCCTCACCGACCGGCTGGAGCGCGCCGGCAAGATCGCGCCGTATTATCACGGCCAGTCGCGGCCGATTGCCGTCGAGCGCGAGGCCACGCATCGCGCGATCTCGCTGGCCGAGCTGATCGACGTGCCGATCGTGATCGTCCACGTCTCCAACCGCGAGGCGATGGAGGAGATCAGACGGGCGCAGATGCGGGGCCTGAAGATCCATGGCGAGACCTGCCCGCAATATCTGGTGCTGACGGAAGACGACATGCAGGGGCTCAACATGGAAGGCGCCAAATATGTCTGCTCGCCGCCGCCGCGTGATCACGCGAGCCAGGAGGCGTGCTGGGAGGGGCTGCAACAGGGCGTGTTCTCGCTGTTCTCGTCGGACCACTGCCCGTTCCGCTATGACGACGAGGCCGGCAAGCTGACGCCGAAGGGCCGCACCAGCTTCCGCTGGGTGCCGAACGGCATCCCCGGCGTCGAGACGCGGCTGCCGATCCTGTTCTCCGAAGGCGTCGGCAAGGGCCGCATCACGCTGAACCAGTTCGTCGCCTTCACCGCGACCAACCACGCCAAGACCTACGGCTTGAAGAACAAGGGCTCGATCGCGATCGGCTACGACGCCGACATCGCGCTGTGGGATCCGAACAAGACCGCCAGGATCAGCCAGGCCGGCCTGCACCACGGCTCGGACTACACGCCCTATGAAGGCATCGAGATCACCGGCTGGCCGGTCGCCACCATGCTGCGCGGGAAGTTCGTGGTGCGTGACGGCCAACTGCTCGGCGCCAAAGGCGACGGCCGCTACGTCACCCGCGGCAAGCCGGGCGCCGTGGCATAA
- a CDS encoding phospholipase D-like domain-containing protein: MPALAFSNNDIAVVAWTFDRRLDGCLGFAIHRIDANGNTDTILPALARFAGQTADDLNTDQAPVQKFWWKDLKAKRGGTYKYRIVPMGGTPGQTLTPLAGVAPLESNEVTLTPERPPFHVYFNRGITATQALTHALNDHPSVPALAPHILDPDDPIRIRLMGQLQDGLTSLLKRADDGGGTIHAALYELNDPNGLEKQLQHNPNSRIVILGNEQGPDGDDADAKNRAALKAAGVAVTDRILGKGDIPHNKFMVLTENGKPVAVLSGSTNWTSTGLCTQTNNALVVESPELAQRYLGYWNALKADVDAADGDKKQLQSKTLRDFAHANNASSITKPIDLGNGVTIEPMFSPNTPGKLGKTPKTPNDMGRVFELMQGAKHAVLFLAFDPGNNSILDVAGKLLKDKPDLFVRGALTSPVRATNFSAALHAGGHSEGPAEEGADADATPQVKVVGEAGTPKKQGAKGSIDFRGVPAGAVGAKDAFGKWETELAKYGFAIIHNKIVVIDPFSDDCVVVTGSHNLGFRASHNNDENMLIIRGHRGLAEAYACHVLDLYDHYAWRFLLKQHPDIFGKPLQSDDTWQDRYIKGDQEKSPELRFWMSAAGGAAAGAGAGTAPKKPVKPTEATGTTTPAKKPAAKTKPTKPSTKPAKKAPKKAAAAAKTTAGRKKTTKKKVAKKASKTAQKKTAAAKKAKTKKTAKRPAKKTAAKAAKKSRSKKSAAKKRR; the protein is encoded by the coding sequence ATGCCCGCGCTCGCATTTTCCAACAACGATATTGCCGTCGTCGCCTGGACCTTCGATCGCCGCCTGGATGGCTGCCTCGGCTTCGCCATTCACCGCATCGACGCCAATGGCAACACCGACACCATCCTGCCTGCGCTGGCGCGGTTTGCCGGCCAGACCGCCGACGATCTCAACACCGACCAGGCCCCGGTGCAGAAATTCTGGTGGAAGGACCTCAAGGCGAAGCGCGGCGGCACCTATAAATATCGCATCGTGCCGATGGGCGGCACGCCCGGCCAGACCTTGACGCCGCTTGCCGGCGTCGCGCCGCTGGAGAGCAACGAGGTCACGCTGACGCCGGAGCGGCCGCCGTTCCACGTCTATTTCAACCGCGGCATCACCGCGACGCAGGCGCTGACGCATGCTCTGAACGATCATCCCAGCGTGCCGGCGCTGGCGCCGCACATCCTCGATCCGGACGATCCGATCCGCATCCGCCTGATGGGCCAGCTGCAGGACGGGCTGACCTCGCTGCTGAAGCGCGCCGATGATGGCGGCGGCACCATCCATGCCGCGCTTTACGAACTCAACGATCCCAACGGGCTGGAAAAGCAGCTGCAGCACAATCCGAACAGCCGCATCGTGATCCTCGGCAACGAGCAGGGTCCCGACGGCGACGATGCCGATGCCAAGAACCGCGCCGCGCTGAAGGCGGCCGGCGTCGCCGTGACCGACCGCATCCTCGGCAAGGGCGACATCCCGCACAACAAGTTCATGGTGCTCACCGAGAACGGCAAGCCTGTGGCCGTGCTGTCCGGCTCGACCAACTGGACCTCGACCGGCCTGTGCACGCAGACCAACAACGCGCTGGTGGTGGAGAGCCCGGAGCTGGCGCAGCGCTATCTCGGCTATTGGAATGCGCTGAAGGCCGACGTCGACGCCGCCGATGGCGACAAGAAGCAGCTGCAGTCGAAGACCTTGCGCGACTTCGCGCATGCCAACAACGCCAGCTCGATCACAAAGCCGATCGATCTCGGGAATGGCGTCACCATCGAGCCGATGTTCTCGCCCAACACGCCGGGCAAGCTCGGCAAGACTCCGAAGACGCCCAATGATATGGGCCGCGTGTTCGAACTGATGCAGGGCGCCAAGCACGCCGTGCTATTTCTGGCCTTCGATCCCGGCAACAATTCGATCCTCGACGTCGCCGGAAAGCTGCTCAAGGACAAGCCCGACCTGTTCGTGCGCGGCGCGCTGACGAGCCCAGTGCGGGCCACCAACTTCTCGGCGGCGCTGCATGCCGGCGGCCATTCCGAAGGACCGGCGGAGGAGGGGGCGGACGCCGACGCCACGCCGCAGGTGAAGGTCGTCGGCGAGGCCGGCACGCCCAAGAAGCAGGGCGCCAAGGGCAGCATCGATTTCCGCGGCGTGCCCGCCGGCGCGGTGGGCGCCAAGGACGCGTTCGGCAAATGGGAGACCGAGCTCGCCAAATACGGCTTCGCCATCATCCACAACAAGATCGTGGTGATCGATCCGTTCAGCGACGATTGCGTCGTCGTCACCGGCTCGCACAATCTCGGCTTCCGTGCCTCGCACAACAACGACGAGAACATGCTGATCATCCGCGGCCACCGCGGTCTCGCCGAGGCCTATGCCTGCCACGTCCTCGACCTCTACGACCACTACGCCTGGCGCTTCCTGCTGAAGCAGCACCCCGACATCTTCGGCAAGCCGCTGCAATCAGACGACACCTGGCAGGACCGCTACATCAAGGGGGACCAGGAGAAGTCGCCGGAGCTGCGGTTCTGGATGTCGGCGGCGGGTGGCGCTGCGGCAGGGGCAGGGGCGGGTACGGCGCCGAAGAAGCCGGTGAAGCCCACCGAAGCTACCGGCACCACCACGCCGGCCAAGAAGCCGGCTGCGAAGACCAAGCCTACCAAGCCGTCGACCAAGCCGGCCAAGAAGGCCCCGAAGAAAGCTGCCGCCGCAGCCAAGACCACCGCCGGCAGAAAGAAGACCACCAAGAAGAAGGTTGCCAAGAAGGCTTCGAAGACGGCGCAGAAGAAGACCGCCGCTGCGAAGAAGGCAAAGACCAAGAAGACGGCGAAGCGCCCTGCGAAGAAGACCGCAGCGAAAGCCGCCAAGAAATCGAGGTCAAAGAAGAGTGCTGCGAAGAAGCGGCGATGA
- a CDS encoding sulfite exporter TauE/SafE family protein, with product MTSSTPQHPSPTATDTPPRTGNPLPAFAGGAVIGALGGLIGLGGAEFRLPLLIGPFRFKALQAVILNKAMSLIVVATALPFRAATVPFGTIASHWPVIVNLLAGSLAGAWLGAGWATRLSSRNLYRVLAVLLVLIAGALLFGHGSADHAALLAGPAQIVAGVVVGFGIGIVAALMGVAGGELLIPTLVLLFGADIKLAGSLSLAVSLPTMIVGFTRYSQSSAFSVVADNKTFVLVMALGSILGTFIGGRLLGIVPDQVLLPILAVILLVSSVKVWRHE from the coding sequence ATGACCAGCTCCACGCCACAGCATCCGTCCCCCACCGCAACCGACACGCCACCCAGGACGGGCAATCCACTCCCGGCCTTCGCCGGCGGCGCGGTGATCGGCGCCCTTGGTGGGCTGATCGGGTTGGGCGGCGCCGAATTCCGGCTGCCACTGCTGATCGGCCCATTCCGCTTCAAGGCGCTGCAGGCGGTCATCCTGAACAAGGCGATGAGCCTGATCGTCGTCGCCACTGCGCTGCCGTTTCGCGCCGCGACGGTACCGTTCGGCACCATCGCGTCCCATTGGCCCGTCATCGTCAACCTGCTGGCCGGCAGCCTAGCGGGCGCCTGGCTCGGTGCCGGCTGGGCGACGCGCCTGAGCTCGCGCAATCTCTATCGTGTGCTGGCGGTGCTGCTCGTCCTGATCGCCGGCGCGTTGCTGTTCGGGCACGGATCGGCTGACCACGCGGCCTTGCTGGCCGGCCCCGCTCAGATCGTCGCCGGCGTGGTCGTGGGCTTCGGCATCGGCATCGTCGCGGCGCTGATGGGCGTGGCCGGTGGCGAACTGCTGATTCCGACGCTGGTGCTGCTGTTCGGCGCCGACATCAAGCTCGCCGGCAGCCTGTCGCTCGCGGTCAGCCTGCCGACGATGATCGTCGGCTTCACCCGCTACAGCCAGTCCAGCGCCTTCTCCGTCGTCGCCGACAACAAGACGTTCGTGCTGGTGATGGCGCTCGGCTCGATCCTCGGCACCTTCATCGGCGGCCGTCTGCTCGGCATCGTCCCCGATCAGGTGCTGCTGCCGATCCTTGCCGTGATCCTGCTGGTGTCATCAGTGAAGGTGTGGCGGCACGAGTGA
- the ctrA gene encoding response regulator transcription factor CtrA, which yields MRVLLIEDDSAVAQSIELMLKSESFNVYTTDLGEEGVDLGKLYDYDIILLDLNLPDMSGYDVLKQLRVSKIKTPILILSGLAGIEDKVKGLGFGADDYMTKPFHKDELIARIHAIVRRSKGHAQSVIQTGDLVVNLDTKTVEVGGQRVHLTGKEYQMLELLSLRKGTTLTKEMFLNHLYGGMDEPELKIIDVFICKLRKKLANASEGRNFIETVWGRGYVLREPHDMDERIPA from the coding sequence ATGCGCGTTTTGCTGATTGAGGATGACAGCGCCGTCGCGCAGTCGATCGAACTGATGTTGAAGTCTGAAAGCTTCAACGTCTACACGACTGACCTCGGCGAGGAAGGCGTCGACCTCGGAAAATTGTACGATTACGACATTATCCTTCTCGACCTCAATCTGCCAGACATGTCCGGTTACGACGTGCTCAAGCAGCTGCGCGTCTCGAAGATCAAGACGCCGATCCTGATCCTCTCCGGCCTCGCCGGCATCGAGGACAAGGTCAAGGGCCTCGGCTTCGGCGCCGACGACTACATGACCAAGCCGTTCCACAAGGACGAGCTGATCGCCCGCATCCACGCCATCGTGCGCCGTTCCAAGGGCCACGCCCAATCGGTCATCCAGACCGGCGACCTCGTCGTCAACCTGGACACCAAGACGGTGGAAGTCGGCGGCCAGCGCGTGCACCTGACCGGCAAGGAATACCAGATGCTGGAGCTGCTCTCGCTCCGCAAGGGCACCACCCTCACCAAGGAGATGTTCCTCAATCATCTCTACGGCGGCATGGACGAGCCCGAGCTCAAGATCATCGACGTCTTCATCTGCAAGCTGCGCAAGAAGCTGGCCAATGCCTCCGAAGGCCGCAACTTCATCGAAACCGTCTGGGGCCGCGGCTACGTGCTGCGCGAGCCGCACGACATGGACGAGCGCATCCCCGCCTGA